One stretch of Prunus persica cultivar Lovell chromosome G1, Prunus_persica_NCBIv2, whole genome shotgun sequence DNA includes these proteins:
- the LOC18793857 gene encoding probable beta-1,4-xylosyltransferase IRX9H, which produces MASIRRTLSPAFRDRPYVNGVGSPFSVQSPSPKLLSSSRYSPPFPSAILAFTVTIRRFVAGVLFHRPNRKGQQWRRVFYRCLLFFFLGFLLGLLPFGHVDDDEEIRGRSFNFDIKPSHVNVQFDNDNTDRVVKRREDLVVDVSLGVVESRGELVPRKQLIIVTPTYNRALQAYFLNRLGQLLRLVPPPLLWIVVENKAASFETAEILRKSSVMYRHLVCGNNLTSAKDRGVYQRNTALEHIERHTLDGIVYFADDDNIYSLDLFDRLRDISRFGTWPVAMLAQSKNKAILEGPVCNGTQVIGWHTNEKSKRLRRFHVDMSGFAFNSTILWDPKRWHRPTYVPIRQLDTVKEGFQETTFIEQVVEDERQMESMPTGCSKVMNWHLHLQAHSLVYPKGWQLQKNLDIVLPIK; this is translated from the exons ATGGCGTCGATCCGGCGAACTCTATCGCCGGCGTTCAGAGACCGGCCGTACGTGAACGGCGTCGGGTCTCCATTTTCGGTACAATCGCCGTCGCCGAAGCTTCTGTCCAGCTCCAGATATTCACCCCCTTTTCCGTCGGCGATTCTCGCCTTCACCGTCACCATCCGGCGCTTCGTCGCCGGAGTTCTTTTCCACCGACCTAATCGCAAAGGCCAGCAATGGCGTCGAGTGTTCTACAGGTgcttgctcttcttcttcttaggGTTTTTGCTCGGTCTGTTGCCGTTCGGCCACGTGGACGACGATGAAGAGATTCGAGGCCGGAGCTTCAATTTCGACATCAAGCCTTCGCACGTTAATGTGCAGTTCGACAACGACAACACGGATCGCGTCGTAAAACGGAGGGAGGATCTCGTCGTCGACGTGAGCCTCGGCGTGGTGGAGAGtagaggggagttggtgccgAGGAAGCAGCTGATTATTGTGACGCCGACGTACAACCGCGCGCTGCAGGCCTATTTCTTGAACAGGTTGGGGCAGCTGCTGAGGCTTGTACCTCCGCCGCTGCTTTGGATTGTGGTAGAGAACAAAGCGGCGTCGTTTGAGACCGCCGAGATTTTGAGGAAGAGCAGCGTGATGTATAGGCATTTGGTGTGTGGCAACAACTTGACGAGCGCGAAGGACCGAGGCGTGTATCAGAGGAACACGGCGTTGGAGCACATTGAAAGGCATACACTTGATGGCATTGTGTACTTTGCTGATGATGACAATATATACTCGCTCGACTTGTTTGATCGCTTGAGAGACATTAG CCGTTTCGGAACTTGGCCAGTTGCTATGTTAGCACAAAGCAAAAACAAGGCTATATTAGAAGGTCCAGTATGCAATGGGACCCAAGTAATTGGATGGCACACCAATGAGAAAAGCAAGAGACTCCGTAGGTTTCATGTTGATATGTCCGGATTTGCTTTTAATAGCACAATATTGTGGGATCCAAAGAGATGGCACCGCCCCACTTATGTTCCAATTCGACAATTAGACACAGTGAAGGAGGGTTTCCAA GAAACCACTTTTATAGAACAAGTTGTGGAAGATGAAAGACAAATGGAAAGTATGCCAACTGGTTGTTCAAAAGTAATGAACTGGCATCTGCATTTGCAAGCTCATAGTCTTGTTTATCCCAAAGGCTGGCAACTTCAGAAGAACCTAGATATTGTTCTCCCCATTAAATGA